aaaattatttttatttgtaacgCAGCTATACAACCTTGATCAAATCCACTTTGATTTACTGTTGCAACTTGACAACAACaccttttaaaaagcatcaatttagcaccagtatcagaaaaaataaaacgaTACCCAGCCTTTCTTCTGGTGGTAACAGTGGCAATCAGtgggctttaaaaaaacatgttaccATTAAATGCTCTTTTCTTTGGTACAGTACAAACAAGGTGGATGGAGGCCCTGCCGATGTATGAgtaaaaggcttattctaagtCATTAAAGATAAAACAAGTTTTATATTTCCAGAGGAATAAACACTAATTTAAGCATACTTTTAATATAATgttccattttaaccacagtttttcCAGTAAATGCTGCTAAATTTACACACTCTACCTTTTATATTATAAGAATTTTTTCACTatgcaatttctttttttatttcctttattttgtatATTCGCTATTGCACTAAGCAAAACCATCTTCATCTGATTGATGCAATAATAGAGCAGAAAAGCTAAATGAACTGACAGCTTATTGTAATGAAATTAAGTGTTGTGCATCTTCTAGTTTATTTGAATTATTCTATGATCAGCTCATCACAATTTATAGTCATTTAACAGTTCGTGATTATAGCCATAGACTGCACTGAAAGGAACAATTCACTGTACAGACATGATGTGTGCTTAACTATCACTGAATATTCCAGAAAAGGATGACTAAAAAAGAGCAGGAACGCTGGATTCACTATGTTCAAAATGTAACCAAGTTGCAGCTGGATTAATCCAAATCACGTTTAAAATCTGTTGTCCATGTTATTGCATGACAGCATGGCATACCCATCTTTTTACCTGTCAGAGATCAATGATGGTTTTTCTTTCTGGCCTGTGTTTCTCAGCGTTCCTACACTGCTGAGGAGTACCAGGCGGTGCACAATGCTCTGCAGCAGAAACTGGGACCGGAGTACATCAGTACCAGAGTGGCAGGAGGAGGGCAGAGGGCAAGTCTTTGTTTGTGTCTCTGCCTTTGTTTGCGGCACAGCTGTGGAGCCAGTCAGAATCTGCAGGAGAAATGTTGCAAATAATGCAAGTTAGATGTGTCTTTTTTGGACTGGATTTGTAACATGACAACTTcctgtatattttttttaaagtaaaatctCTCAAGTTGAAAAATAAGATTCTGTTGATTTGTGAAGAGAATTTAACCCCAAATGTCCGGTTTTTCAGTCAAACAAATTCAAATGATCCCTGCCCTCCATCTCACGTCTGTTTGAACTTCTGTAGGTGTGCTATATTGAGGGGCACCGTGTGATCAGTCTGGCTAATGAGATGTTTGGATACAACGGATGGTCTCACTCCATCTCTCAGCAGAATGTCGGTACGTTACTATTTAAGGAGTTTAGCCGACCCTGTTGAAGTCAAACTGCTGTCACACAATCAGACTAACACAAGGCCTTTGTTTGACAGACTTTGTCGACCTCATTAATGGGAAATTCTACGTTGGAGTCAGTGCATTTGTCAAAGTCCAGCTAAAGGTTGTGTATTAAAAGTAACCAACAATTTTTCTTAATGGGATGgaatcttttaaagaagaaaactgtgggtgtttttccagtgttctataatgtgtttttttttttgtttgtttgtttttttgtgcaggATGGGGCATTTCATGAAGATGTAGGGTACGGAGTCAGTGAAGGACTGAAGTCTAAAGCTCTCTCACTGgaaaaagcaagaaaagaaGCAGTCACAGATGGCATGAAGAGAGCATTAAAGTACTGAAAACGGCATTTTTTGCATCCCTAACCAGTCtcaattgtgaaaaaaatatatttaaaaaactcTTGGTGCAAAACCGTTGCAAAGATTTAGCTTATTTGagatttctttgtgtttgcatCTATGTTGAGATGCTTTGGAAATGCCCTCGGAAACTGCATCCTGAATAAGGAGTACCTCATAGCCATTAACAAGATAACTAAACAGGTGAGAGATATTGCgtatattttttaagtatttaactTTCTATTTAAAAATTTCTCAGTATGCTGAATCCTGTCTCTTCTATCTTTGTACAAAGCCTCCTCCCCCTCTGGACCTGGCCCAAACTAAGCGTTGTGAGGGTGAGCCATCGGTGGATAGTGCCCGTTTTTCCAGTCTGGTCCAGGAGGACAAGCTTGCATCTGCAGCAGGCTCAGGAAGGGCACCACTGGAGCCCAGAGTCCTGAACCAGAACCAGAGTTGTTCAGCTGTTTTTACTCTGAACATGGTGGGCGCTGCTGCAGACAAGGACAGCGAGAACGCTGGCTCCAGGTAAACAGCAGCtttatttattgtaaaaaagCTTCTTCTCTCATTAGTATAAAAGCTTGTCAGTTCCAGATTATACTTGTTTATTCTTTTTCAAGACCTGTCACAGACCCAGTGGACATTGTCGGGTCTGCAGCTCACTCTGACCCTAAACAGCTGAGGAAGCTTagacagcagcagcttcagcaGAAGTTCAGGAAAGAGATGGAGGCCAAGAGGATGCAGCAGAAACAGGATCAAACAAAGTCTGAGGACACAGAGGTCACTGTTGGATCAGGATCGAGTGGAGGTTCAGGTTCCATGTGCCATACTGTTTATGTTAAAGCAGTGGTCTCGaatgaaaatgaatttgtaCTGTAGGATGGGTTTTATACATGCAGAACTGCAGGTTTACACATGCAGACAGAAGAGGGTGCTGTTGTATTCAATTCCACATGCAATTAAAGACCAAGTCTAAAAATATCTGAATTCTttgaaatataattttaaagatatttgaCATGaagatgtttaatgttttagttttgCAGGCTTGCAAGTTGATAAAGCAGCTGGACAGACAATGGCAATAGTAATGGTAATAATAAGGAAGTGTTAACAAAGGGCCTACtaatactaaaaataaatgcattttttaaacatgctgttgtTTTGGTACACATTTACACAACATTTGGTTGATTATGCCATTCAGAATTTGCAGATGAATCTTGCACAGAAAGTGACAGCATAAGATACAAAGACAATTTCCTCAGTGGGGGATCAATAAAAGTTCTTACATTTAAATTCTAGTGTAATTTCTTGCCAgacaaaacctttatttataaatgtgAGTGGGTCTTGGTACCTCACAAGACTCAAGGTTAAGACTGCTTTTTTGAAGTGCACTTCTTTGTTACTTTGCAGcgtgtgaatgtgttttttttccctctgatgtttattaaaactggtatttatttgtttcttcAGGTCAGGAGGGAGCCCCGGTGTTCAgtgacagcagctctgcagaACACAAGAAGCCCAGCAGCAGAGACGAGTGTCTTGCAGGTACTTAAATCGTCCAGCAGAGGGCTCCTCGTGCTGATTGTGGTGAGGAAACCTGCATCACTTAACCACACAGCAGCTAGCATCCCTCATTGTTACCTGTTGGTCTCCATGCAGATGACCCTGAGCTCTGGGACTTCACTCTAGACGGGATTGAGGAGCTGAATGTCCCCCCAGGTGACTCACTATACAGGCCTCACAGGCCCAGCACGCCTGGGAATCACCAGATGCAGACTCGCAGTAAAACTCCACAGAGGGTGCCAGGCAGACCTCAAGACCCAGCCCCCTCATTCAACGTGGGACAGAGCGTGGCTCAGTCCAGACCTCATTATCACAACCAGTATCAAGCAGGATCAGGTGAGGTTTCTCCAGAGTCATGTTAAGTGGGTCAGCTGAATTCTTTGAACTTCAatctccttttttatgtttcaggtCAAATGACAAGTCCTTACAGACCAGGCCAGCACATGAAGAAACGCAGGTTGGACACCTGAAAGTGAACGATGCTGATCCGTATGTTTCTCTGTGTATGTGTATCTGCAAATTATTTTTATGGTTTATATTTATGTCAATGTttaagttcagttttagtttaagtggaatgatttattttttatctctgatatttacagaagtGTTACTTGGTTtcgtaaaaaataaaaacacaaccacATTAATTATCCGTCTCTGTGTCagtatcattattatcatcCCATCTCAAAACTACCTTCTCTAGCTTAAGTCTATCTTTAGTATTTCATCAACTCATGTCCTTCCTTTAGATCACTCCATTACATCAGTCCAGTTTCAGAGCAGATCATGGGACAATTCAAGCCATTACATTACTCACAAATGACATATCACTGGACAAGAGGCACCATTGTGCTGCACTTTTAATAGATCTAAGTTTGGATACAGCTGATTGTGGCATATTCTTAAATAAATGACCCACTGCAGGGCTGGATGAAAGGACAGTGTATGTCCCTGGATTTTATAATTCCTTGTGTGAGAGGTGTACAATGTCAGGTTTTACCAAATTTGAATAGTTGATCTAATCCAGAGAGGTGTGCCTCCGGGTTCAATTTTGGGCCTTGTGCTTTCCACTACTTTTATTGGTGACATCTCTTTGAGTGGTTGTCATACCCacctttatgcagatgacactctAGGGTACTGTATGGCTGATTCTATCTTGCCATCAAGAATTTGCATCTTGCTTTTAATGCTCTTCACAAAACTCATGTTAACCTCAAACCTTGAGCATGAGAAAGTGGGCAGTTTTTAGGAGCCTGGAATATTGATTTTGAAACCGCCATCTACTGTAGATGGCTCTACAACTGAATATAAATATCTGGTCATAAGGCTGAGGAGGACTTCTGCAAGCATCACAAACGCTTGTCTTCACATTGCCACAAAAAGTTGGTTTtccatacagaaaaaaataaagtttttccttttcctctgtGAAGACAATTATTTATTGGTATGCTACAGTTTTAACTCTTCTTAAGCCCCTGGATAATGTACAGTTTATCTGCTCTTAGATTTATGACTGGTGACTGATTCAGCACTCCTTTGTGATAAGGTTGGTTGACCTTGTGAGGAGTGGTGTAACAAGTATTGATAAACAATGCATACATTGTAAAATTGCCGACTTGATTAATGTTGAGTAAACATTATTTATTATTGGATGCACTTTTTAATATTAGAGCTAGTTTATACAACACATTATACCAAGATTCTtaaatttttaaagatatacCAGATTAACACACAGATTTAGGTCAAACCAACATTTTCTTGGGGCTCAACTTAAATAGTTGG
The sequence above is a segment of the Cheilinus undulatus linkage group 9, ASM1832078v1, whole genome shotgun sequence genome. Coding sequences within it:
- the rad52 gene encoding DNA repair protein RAD52 homolog isoform X1; this translates as MSGPSEERSSSASRCFGQRSYTAEEYQAVHNALQQKLGPEYISTRVAGGGQRVCYIEGHRVISLANEMFGYNGWSHSISQQNVDFVDLINGKFYVGVSAFVKVQLKDGAFHEDVGYGVSEGLKSKALSLEKARKEAVTDGMKRALKCFGNALGNCILNKEYLIAINKITKQPPPPLDLAQTKRCEGEPSVDSARFSSLVQEDKLASAAGSGRAPLEPRVLNQNQSCSAVFTLNMVGAAADKDSENAGSRPVTDPVDIVGSAAHSDPKQLRKLRQQQLQQKFRKEMEAKRMQQKQDQTKSEDTEVTVGSGSSGGSGQEGAPVFSDSSSAEHKKPSSRDECLADDPELWDFTLDGIEELNVPPGDSLYRPHRPSTPGNHQMQTRSKTPQRVPGRPQDPAPSFNVGQSVAQSRPHYHNQYQAGSGQMTSPYRPGQHMKKRRLDT
- the rad52 gene encoding DNA repair protein RAD52 homolog isoform X2, yielding MSGPSEERSSSASRCFGQRSYTAEEYQAVHNALQQKLGPEYISTRVAGGGQRVCYIEGHRVISLANEMFGYNGWSHSISQQNVDFVDLINGKFYVGVSAFVKVQLKDGAFHEDVGYGVSEGLKSKALSLEKARKEAVTDGMKRALKCFGNALGNCILNKEYLIAINKITKQPPPPLDLAQTKRCEGEPSVDSARFSSLVQEDKLASAAGSGRAPLEPRVLNQNQSCSAVFTLNMVGAAADKDSENAGSRPVTDPVDIVGSAAHSDPKQLRKLRQQQLQQKFRKEMEAKRMQQKQDQTKSEDTEVTVGSGSSGGQEGAPVFSDSSSAEHKKPSSRDECLADDPELWDFTLDGIEELNVPPGDSLYRPHRPSTPGNHQMQTRSKTPQRVPGRPQDPAPSFNVGQSVAQSRPHYHNQYQAGSGQMTSPYRPGQHMKKRRLDT